The Hydrogenispora ethanolica genomic sequence CATCGTTCTTGTCCAACATTAAATAATCATAGCGGATTCCGGAGCGGATAAAGACCTTTTTGATTTCGGGGATCGCCCGCAATTTCCGGAGCAGTTCCAGATATTCGGAATGATCGACGATCAAATTCCGGCATCCTCCATTCTCCAGGCACTGTTTCTCTTTGCAGGCACCCGACTTCAACTGGATCTGGCAAGCCGGGTTGCGAAAATTGGCGGTCGGTCCGCCGACATCGTGAATATATCCTTTGAAATTATCGAGCCAGGTTAGTTTTTTCGCCTCATTCAGAATTGATGATTGGCTCCGTTTTTGAATGATCCGCCCTTGATGGAAATGCAGCGCGCAAAAAGAACAAGCTCCGTAGCAGCCTCGATGGCTCGTGATGCTAAATTCGACCTCCCGGATGGCCGGCACGCCCCCCTGTGACTGATAGACCGGATGATAAGCCCTTTGAAACGGCAATGCGTAAACCCGGTCCATCTCAGCCACATTGAGCGGCAATGCGGGCGGGTTTTGCACCACATACCGTTCCCCGTGCGGTTGAACCAAAGTCCGGCCCCGAATCGGATCTTGTTCGTCGTATTGTAGCTTGAACGCAGCGGCATATTGATGCCGCTCATCTTTCACCGCTTCGTAAGACGGAGTGAGGATCCAAGTTTGGCCCCGTTCTTCCGTTTTGAAATACTCCCCCAACTCAGCGTCGCTGGCAAGATAGACCGTACCCCGCAGATCGCGAATGTTTCGGATCGATTCTCCCGCAGCCAACCTGGCGGCTAACTCCAGGACCGGCTTCTCTCCCATCCCGTAGATCAACAAATCGGCTTTGGAATCAACCAACACCGAACGACGAACCGTATTATCCCAGTAGTCATAATGGGCAAACCGCCGCAGGCTGGCTTCGATTCCTCCCAGGATCACCGGGACGTTTTTAAATGCTTCCCGGACCCGGTTCGCATAAACAATTACTGCCCGATCCGGGCGGTGGCCGGCGTTTCCGCCCGGAGAATAAGCGTCATCCCGGCGTGGTTTCTTGCTGGCAGTATAATGATTGACCATCGAGTCGATGACGCCCGAGGCGATAAACACCCCCAGCCGCGGTCTTCCCAAAACTTTAAAATCCTTAACGTCGTGCCAATCCGGTTGCGGAATAATGCCGATTTTATAGCCCTGACTTTCTAAAAGCCGGCTGATGATGGCATGCCCAAAACTGGGGTGGTCCACATAGGCGTCTCCGCTAACCAACAAAAAATCCAATTGCTCCCAGCCGCGTTCTGCCATGTCGGCTTTGGATATCGGCAAAAACAAACCTTTATTGGTAGCCATAATGAATACTGATTCCTTTTCCCGTTAATCATCCAATATGTAAAATTCGATAAACGTATTATTCCCGAAAACTTCCTCCAACTACGAAAAAGCCGCCAAGTCTATGAGGATGAAATAAATTTCTTCGCAAGATTGACATTCCGAAAACCGAAATGCAAATAAATCAAAGCGGAATTTATTTTATCCTATTCCAGCGGTAATAAGTTAAACGAAATCCCTTCATCTTTCATCATGGGCTTTTAGGCTTTAGGGACATGATGCTCACTTAGAAATTGAATTCAACTCATATAGCAACCATTTTATAATATTCTCTCAACAAAAACAATCCAAAAAGGATTGTGAACGTGAAAAGAGGCAGCCATGCTTTGGCTGCCTCACTGATCGTATACTTCTTAGAAAGTGTAGTTAACCCGTACTTGATTGTATTGTTCGACACCCTCGTCTTCCGATTCAGCCCAGCTTCTCACTTCGGTGGACAGGTTGTTGGTGAAGTTGTAACCGATCCGGGTAGCCCATTTGGACTGAGAGTCAGTGGCCTCGGTGTCATATTCGCCACGGGCATAGAACT encodes the following:
- a CDS encoding YgiQ family radical SAM protein, with protein sequence MATNKGLFLPISKADMAERGWEQLDFLLVSGDAYVDHPSFGHAIISRLLESQGYKIGIIPQPDWHDVKDFKVLGRPRLGVFIASGVIDSMVNHYTASKKPRRDDAYSPGGNAGHRPDRAVIVYANRVREAFKNVPVILGGIEASLRRFAHYDYWDNTVRRSVLVDSKADLLIYGMGEKPVLELAARLAAGESIRNIRDLRGTVYLASDAELGEYFKTEERGQTWILTPSYEAVKDERHQYAAAFKLQYDEQDPIRGRTLVQPHGERYVVQNPPALPLNVAEMDRVYALPFQRAYHPVYQSQGGVPAIREVEFSITSHRGCYGACSFCALHFHQGRIIQKRSQSSILNEAKKLTWLDNFKGYIHDVGGPTANFRNPACQIQLKSGACKEKQCLENGGCRNLIVDHSEYLELLRKLRAIPEIKKVFIRSGIRYDYLMLDKNDDFFKELCEHHISGQLKVAPEHVAERVLRRMGKPERLVYDRFVKKFYEINRELGKEQYLVPYLVSSHPGSDLEAAIELAEYLRDIHYTPEQVQDFYPTPGSLSTCMFYTGLDPRTMENVYVPRSPKEKAMQRALLQYRNPANYDLVYEALHTAGRNDLIGFGPHCLIAPRRRRADHLARPSRPGKPSRRPKGSPNRTG